Below is a genomic region from Candidatus Hydrogenedentota bacterium.
ATGGATAAATCAGTGCAGGGTGAGCCAAAGGTTATAATGTCCACAGGCTCTATTTCACCACCGTTTATTTTTGAAATGTCACCCAAATGTTTCATGTCGGGTATTCGTTTTGTGGTAACACGAATAGGAAAAGGCTCAATTTCTGATGCCCACACAGGGGTAATACCAGAAATCAAACCTCCTAAAGGGAAACCACCCGAGCCGTCAAACAAAGAGCCGAGTGTTAAGTTATTCATTCTTCTCAACTTCCTTTACCAAATCTATATACGGGATTTTTTGTCCGTTCCGTTCCACAAACACATCATCATATGAACTCCTTAAATCTGCGAACCTTTTAATGATAACATCACAGAACTTCTCGTCTATTTCAATAATATGGCATATTCGGTCGGTCTGCTCACAGGCGATTAATGTACTGCCACTGCCTCCAAAGGGGTCGAGGACAATGCAATTTGATAGGCTTGAGTTTAATATTGGATATGCACAAAGTGCCACGGGTTTCATGGTGGGGTGGTCGGCATTTCGCTTTGGTCTTTCAAATTCCCAAATAGTGGTCTGCTTGCGGTCGGCATACCAGTTATGCTTACCTTTCTTTTTCCAACCAAACAGCACGGGCTCATGCTGCCATTGATATGGGGAACGGCCTAAAACAAGACTTTGCTTTTTCCAAATGCAAGTACCCGAAAGATAAAAGCCTGCGTCCGAAAATGCCCTGCGGAAATTTAGCCCTTCGGTATCCGCATGAAATATATAAATAGAAGCGTCCTGTGCCATTACCGCTTCGGTGTTTTGAAATGCCGAGAGCAGAAATGTGTAGAACGCTTCATTTTCCATATTATCATTTTTAATTTTGCCCGCCGTACCTTCATAGTTAACGTTGTAAGGGGGATCTGTTACCACAAGGTTTGCCTTTTTACCGTCCATAAGAGCAGTAAAAGTTTCTGCCTTTGTACTGTCTCCGCATACAATGCGATGTTTTGCGAGTAGCAATATATCCCCCTGTTTTGTAATGGCGGGTTCTTTGAGTTCAGCATCCACATCAAAATCATCATCCGCCACATCTTCCAAACCGCCCATAAGTTTGCTCAGTTCTGC
It encodes:
- a CDS encoding site-specific DNA-methyltransferase, with product AELSKLMGGLEDVADDDFDVDAELKEPAITKQGDILLLAKHRIVCGDSTKAETFTALMDGKKANLVVTDPPYNVNYEGTAGKIKNDNMENEAFYTFLLSAFQNTEAVMAQDASIYIFHADTEGLNFRRAFSDAGFYLSGTCIWKKQSLVLGRSPYQWQHEPVLFGWKKKGKHNWYADRKQTTIWEFERPKRNADHPTMKPVALCAYPILNSSLSNCIVLDPFGGSGSTLIACEQTDRICHIIEIDEKFCDVIIKRFADLRSSYDDVFVERNGQKIPYIDLVKEVEKNE